A single region of the Lotus japonicus ecotype B-129 chromosome 4, LjGifu_v1.2 genome encodes:
- the LOC130710763 gene encoding stearoyl-[acyl-carrier-protein] 9-desaturase, chloroplastic isoform X1: MALRMNPLPTQTSSFMALPQIASLRSPKFVMASTLRSGSKEVESIKKPFTPPREVHVQVTHSMPPQKIEIFKSLEGWAEENILVHLKPVEKCWQPQDFLPDASADGFEEQVRELRERAKEIPDDYFVVLVGDMITEEALPTYQTMLNTLDGVRDETGASPTPWGVWTRAWTAEENRHGDLLNKYLYLCGRVDMRQIEKTIQYLIGSGMDPRTENSPYLGFIYTSFQERATFISHGNTARHAKEHGDIKLAQICGLIAADEKRHETAYTKIVEKLFEIDPDGTVMAFADMMKKKIAMPAHLMYDGRDDNLFDNYSSVAQRIGVYTARDYADILEFLVGRWKVEQITGLSGEGRKAQEYVCGLPPRIRRLEERAAARVKETSTIPFSWIHDREVLL; the protein is encoded by the exons atggcTCTCAGAATGAACCCTCTCCCCACACAAACCTCATCCTTCATGGCACTCCCTCAGATTGCTTCCCTCAGATCCCCCAAGTTCGTCATGGCTTCCACCCTCCGCTCTGGTTCCAA AGAGGTAGAAAGCATCAAGAAGCCTTTTACGCCTCCCAGAGAAGTGCATGTTCAAGTAACCCACTCTATGCCACCACAGAAGATTGAGATTTTCAAATCTCTTGAGGGTTGGGCTGAGGAGAACATCTTGGTTCACCTTAAACCGGTAGAAAAATGCTGGCAACCACAGGATTTTCTACCTGATGCTTCCGCTGATGGATTTGAAGAGCAAGTGAGGGAACTGAGAGAGAGAGCAAAGGAGATTCCAGATGATTACTTTGTTGTTCTGGTTGGGGACATGATCACGGAAGAAGCCCTTCCTACTTACCAAACAATGCTTAACACTTTGGACGGCGTTCGTGATGAAACAGGGGCCAGCCCTACTCCGTGGGGAGTTTGGACAAGGGCATGGACTGCTGAAGAAAATAGACACGGTGATCTGCTTAACAAATATCTTTACTTGTGTGGACGTGTTGATATGAGACAAATTGAGAAGACAATTCAGTACCTGATTGGGTCTGGAATG GATCCTCGAACTGAGAACAGCCCCTACCTTGGTTTCATCTACACTTCATTTCAAGAGAGGGCGACCTTTATTTCCCACGGAAACACGGCCAGGCATGCTAAGGAGCATGGTGATATAAAGCTGGCTCAGATCTGTGGTCTGATCGCCGCTGATGAGAAACGCCACGAGACCGCCTACACCAAGATTGTGGAAAAGCTGTTTGAGATTGATCCTGATGGAACAGTCATGGCATTTGCTGacatgatgaagaagaaaattgctATGCCAGCACACCTGATGTACGATGGCCGAGATGATAACCTGTTTGACAACTACTCTTCCGTAGCCCAGCGTATCGGGGTCTACACTGCCAGGGACTACGCTGATATACTCGAGTTTCTAGTCGGGAGGTGGAAGGTGGAGCAGATAACTGGACTGTCAGGCGAGGGACGGAAGGCTCAGGAGTACGTTTGTGGGCTGCCACCAAGAATCCGAAGGCTGGAGGAGAGAGCTGCAGCAAGAGTGAAGGAAacatcaacaattccattcAGCTGGATTCATGACAGGGAAGTACTACTCTGA
- the LOC130710763 gene encoding stearoyl-[acyl-carrier-protein] 9-desaturase, chloroplastic isoform X2, producing the protein MPPQKIEIFKSLEGWAEENILVHLKPVEKCWQPQDFLPDASADGFEEQVRELRERAKEIPDDYFVVLVGDMITEEALPTYQTMLNTLDGVRDETGASPTPWGVWTRAWTAEENRHGDLLNKYLYLCGRVDMRQIEKTIQYLIGSGMDPRTENSPYLGFIYTSFQERATFISHGNTARHAKEHGDIKLAQICGLIAADEKRHETAYTKIVEKLFEIDPDGTVMAFADMMKKKIAMPAHLMYDGRDDNLFDNYSSVAQRIGVYTARDYADILEFLVGRWKVEQITGLSGEGRKAQEYVCGLPPRIRRLEERAAARVKETSTIPFSWIHDREVLL; encoded by the exons ATGCCACCACAGAAGATTGAGATTTTCAAATCTCTTGAGGGTTGGGCTGAGGAGAACATCTTGGTTCACCTTAAACCGGTAGAAAAATGCTGGCAACCACAGGATTTTCTACCTGATGCTTCCGCTGATGGATTTGAAGAGCAAGTGAGGGAACTGAGAGAGAGAGCAAAGGAGATTCCAGATGATTACTTTGTTGTTCTGGTTGGGGACATGATCACGGAAGAAGCCCTTCCTACTTACCAAACAATGCTTAACACTTTGGACGGCGTTCGTGATGAAACAGGGGCCAGCCCTACTCCGTGGGGAGTTTGGACAAGGGCATGGACTGCTGAAGAAAATAGACACGGTGATCTGCTTAACAAATATCTTTACTTGTGTGGACGTGTTGATATGAGACAAATTGAGAAGACAATTCAGTACCTGATTGGGTCTGGAATG GATCCTCGAACTGAGAACAGCCCCTACCTTGGTTTCATCTACACTTCATTTCAAGAGAGGGCGACCTTTATTTCCCACGGAAACACGGCCAGGCATGCTAAGGAGCATGGTGATATAAAGCTGGCTCAGATCTGTGGTCTGATCGCCGCTGATGAGAAACGCCACGAGACCGCCTACACCAAGATTGTGGAAAAGCTGTTTGAGATTGATCCTGATGGAACAGTCATGGCATTTGCTGacatgatgaagaagaaaattgctATGCCAGCACACCTGATGTACGATGGCCGAGATGATAACCTGTTTGACAACTACTCTTCCGTAGCCCAGCGTATCGGGGTCTACACTGCCAGGGACTACGCTGATATACTCGAGTTTCTAGTCGGGAGGTGGAAGGTGGAGCAGATAACTGGACTGTCAGGCGAGGGACGGAAGGCTCAGGAGTACGTTTGTGGGCTGCCACCAAGAATCCGAAGGCTGGAGGAGAGAGCTGCAGCAAGAGTGAAGGAAacatcaacaattccattcAGCTGGATTCATGACAGGGAAGTACTACTCTGA